Below is a genomic region from Halobacterium sp. CBA1132.
CCACCGTGACGCCGATTATCGCGCTCGCGGCGACCCACGAGAACGACCCCTGCGCGCCGACGTCGAACAGCGTCGTCCACCACGCGCGCGGCACGAACGCGCCGATGAGCCCCGCGACGAGGAAGCCCGCGACGATGTCCGTCCACAGCATCTGCCACTCCCCGACCGCGTTCTTCGCGGCGAGGCGCCACCCGCGCTTCGTCGCGAGACTCGGGTGGCGCGACTCGCCGTGCTGTTCGTCTTCGTACGTGCGCTTGCAGGACTCCGAGCAGAAGTACTCGGTCCCGGAGTCGGTCTCCAGCGCGACGATGTCGTCGCTGGCCGGGTCGACGTCCATCCCGCAAACCGGGTCGCGCACGCCCTCCGCGGACTGGACGTGCTCGCGGGCGGCGGCGAACCACTCTCCCGGCACGACGTACTGGAAGACGGCGGCGAGCAGGACGATGAGCAACAGGCCGGCGACGTAGTCCGCGAGCACGAACTCCCAGCCGAGCAGAATCCACATCACGAGCCCGAGTTCGATGACGAGGTTCGTGGACGCGAACTGGAACGCCGCTAGACTCGCTATCGGTGACGCGCCCTTCTTGAAGAGGCTCTTCGTCGTCGCGACGGCGCCGAACGAGCACGACGACGACGCCGCGCCGAACAGCGTGCCGAGCCCGAGTTCGCGCAGCCCGGACCCGCCGAGCACGCGGGACATCCGCTCCTCGCTGACGAACGTCTCGACGGCGCCCGCGATGGTGAACCCCAGCACGAGCGCCCACCACGTCTCCCAGAACATCTCCCCGCCGAGTCGGAGTCCCTCCGCGAGCGTGTCGACGACGCTCATGTGTACGCGTACGGGCGCCCCGTTTAGTGGCGTTGTGGTTGGGTTCGTTCGGCTGGCTGGTGGCGAGAGTTTGGAACGTGAAGCAGACGCGCCGCTGCGAAGTCGAGTGTCGAAGGAGAATAGTCCATCCTGGATTCGAACTGGAGGAAGACGTGCTCGCTACGCTGCGCGCGACTTCCAGAGGACGAATCCCGACGATTCACTGCTCACGGTGCTCACGGCGCTGCCGTTCGCACGGGCCGAGACGTCCTCAGAACCGCAACGCGGTTCTGATGGGCTGCGAAAATCGCTCCGCGATTTTCGAACGCTACGCGTCTCGCGTTCGCAGTAGAAGTAGTCCATCCTGGATTCGAACCAGGGTCGAAGCCCCCAGAAGGCTTCAGGATTGGCCGCTACCCCAATGGACTGCTCGCACACGGTAGAAGGCGATTGTGGCTTATGAGTGTTGCGAACCCCGACGACGGAGGCACCGCGAGCGCTCCGGCGACCGCTCAAACGTGTGTAGTTCGACGCCTATTTGCCGTCCGAGAATGCACGTTCGCGTATGTACGTCGGACGGTTCGTCGTCGTCGGTCCGGACGTGGCAGCGTACCGAGTGTCCTCGCGGTCGTTCCCGAACCGCCGAGCGGTCCAGCGGGAGGACGCGGTGACCGTCGCGCCAACGCCGGACGCGCCGGAGACGGACAACCCCTACGTGTCGTACAACTGCTACCGGACGGCGGCGGGCCACGCCGTCGTCGGGAACGGCAGCCACGTCGACCCGATTACGGAGAAGCTCGGCCTCGGCTATCCGGCGCGGGACGCGCTCGCGGAGAGCCTGCTCGCGCTCGACTACGAGAAAGACGACTACGACACGCCCCGCATCGCCGGCGTGTTGACGCCCGAAGGGGACGCGTACATCGGAACAGTGCGGAAGGACGCGCTGCTCGTGGAAGCAGTCGATGAGCCGACGCTCGTCGCGACCTACGAGAAGGACAGCCCCGAACCAATCGGCTTCGAGGCCGAGAGCGCAAGCGAGGCCGCGGCGGAAGCGTACAGCGCGGCGTTCGAGCACGCAGTCTGTTCGGTCGGCGTGGTGCGGGACGGCGACGGCTACGCGACG
It encodes:
- a CDS encoding permease, translating into MSVVDTLAEGLRLGGEMFWETWWALVLGFTIAGAVETFVSEERMSRVLGGSGLRELGLGTLFGAASSSCSFGAVATTKSLFKKGASPIASLAAFQFASTNLVIELGLVMWILLGWEFVLADYVAGLLLIVLLAAVFQYVVPGEWFAAAREHVQSAEGVRDPVCGMDVDPASDDIVALETDSGTEYFCSESCKRTYEDEQHGESRHPSLATKRGWRLAAKNAVGEWQMLWTDIVAGFLVAGLIGAFVPRAWWTTLFDVGAQGSFSWVAASAIIGVTVGVVTFVCSVGNVPFAVILWSNGIAFGGVMSFIFADLIVPTITDAYRRYYGLRMAAVLFVGIFVTAVVSGITIHYVWHGLGLVPAQGEVGGTAPSGYTTYLNAAFALVFLAELYLMYGADADEAESAHAH
- a CDS encoding IMP cyclohydrolase, producing the protein MYVGRFVVVGPDVAAYRVSSRSFPNRRAVQREDAVTVAPTPDAPETDNPYVSYNCYRTAAGHAVVGNGSHVDPITEKLGLGYPARDALAESLLALDYEKDDYDTPRIAGVLTPEGDAYIGTVRKDALLVEAVDEPTLVATYEKDSPEPIGFEAESASEAAAEAYSAAFEHAVCSVGVVRDGDGYATAIENGPEN